The following proteins come from a genomic window of Neptunomonas concharum:
- a CDS encoding GGDEF domain-containing protein has product MSKEQIDWKKKYKEAAMELERLENSREGELLRLAISQLMIGLQGQSPDLDKALVLLRSSLHDEKAPISRKILTPVERSIRSLDASRESSSKALLDVLHRWLLSIKKALNAESPLSDKLLELERSVAGASESLYQLPGFISQLVELQSELISIGHTPAEGSEASGEDTSVQLEMIADELLQLVGVLNLTTDGRRAADDLSRKIDKGISIADLAPILTRICELIQQATDASQEDFESYLLNLNSQLAEVQGFLQESHSEQQVSSIAHRELDLQVRADVGQIHQAVEDSNDLSELKVSVSRQLAGIVKAMDHFKQGEEQRDNRLQKRYDDLMAHVTEMEEETRRVKAHMEEERQKARTDALTGLPNRAAYDDHMAKEFERWSRYQQSFSVAIGDLDFFKKVNDTYGHLAGDKVLKLVARVLSKNLRTSDFIARFGGEEFVVLMPSTTAEEGARAIDKLRASISKSPFNFHGKPVTITMSFGITQTQDADTPDDLFGRADKALYEAKQKGRDRVCIA; this is encoded by the coding sequence GTGAGTAAGGAACAAATCGACTGGAAAAAGAAGTATAAAGAAGCTGCGATGGAGCTGGAACGGTTGGAAAACAGCCGAGAAGGTGAGTTGCTAAGGCTGGCTATTTCCCAGTTAATGATCGGACTGCAGGGCCAATCTCCTGATCTGGATAAAGCATTAGTGCTTTTACGTTCCTCTCTTCATGATGAAAAAGCACCCATCAGTCGTAAAATTTTGACGCCCGTTGAGCGAAGTATACGCAGTTTGGACGCATCAAGGGAGTCATCATCAAAAGCCCTGCTTGATGTGTTACACAGATGGCTGCTGAGTATCAAAAAAGCTTTGAATGCAGAGTCGCCGCTTAGTGATAAATTGCTTGAGCTTGAAAGAAGCGTCGCGGGGGCCTCTGAATCACTCTACCAGTTACCGGGTTTTATTTCTCAGCTTGTTGAGTTGCAGAGTGAACTGATATCCATTGGGCACACACCTGCAGAGGGCAGCGAGGCATCAGGCGAGGATACAAGTGTTCAGCTAGAGATGATAGCTGATGAGCTACTGCAGCTGGTCGGTGTGCTGAACTTAACAACTGATGGCCGTAGAGCAGCGGATGATCTGTCGCGCAAGATTGATAAAGGGATTTCCATTGCTGATTTGGCGCCTATACTGACGCGTATCTGTGAGTTGATTCAGCAAGCGACTGATGCCAGTCAAGAGGATTTCGAAAGCTACCTTCTCAACCTGAACTCCCAGCTGGCTGAAGTGCAGGGCTTTTTGCAGGAGAGCCACTCAGAGCAGCAAGTCTCCAGCATTGCGCATCGTGAACTCGATTTACAGGTCAGGGCGGATGTAGGGCAGATCCATCAGGCGGTTGAGGATTCTAATGACTTGAGTGAGCTTAAAGTATCGGTGTCCCGTCAGTTGGCGGGTATTGTGAAAGCGATGGATCACTTCAAGCAGGGAGAGGAACAAAGGGATAACCGCTTGCAGAAGCGTTACGATGACTTGATGGCGCATGTGACTGAAATGGAAGAGGAAACCCGTCGCGTTAAGGCGCACATGGAGGAGGAGCGTCAAAAGGCGCGAACGGATGCACTTACAGGGTTACCCAATCGCGCCGCTTATGATGACCATATGGCGAAAGAGTTTGAACGCTGGAGTCGTTATCAACAAAGCTTCTCTGTCGCGATAGGGGATTTGGACTTCTTTAAAAAGGTAAATGACACCTATGGTCACTTAGCTGGCGATAAGGTGCTCAAGTTAGTGGCGCGGGTGTTATCAAAGAATTTACGTACATCAGACTTTATTGCTCGTTTTGGCGGTGAAGAGTTCGTTGTACTCATGCCTTCCACAACCGCTGAAGAGGGCGCGCGTGCCATCGATAAGCTGAGGGCATCCATCAGTAAAAGTCCGTTTAACTTTCATGGCAAGCCTGTCACGATTACGATGTCCTTCGGTATCACACAAACACAGGACGCTGACACGCCGGACGACCTGTTTGGTCGGGCTGATAAAGCACTCTATGAGGCCAAACAGAAAGGCCGGGACCGCGTTTGCATTGCCTAG